A window from Nitrospira sp. ND1 encodes these proteins:
- the cysT gene encoding sulfate ABC transporter permease subunit CysT, with translation MTAHLLLSLALRSAAVGYVLVLIFLPLAALAHQSFAAGWDRFIQDLSAPQAAAALWLTVETAAIATAINALFGTLSALVLVRYEFPGRWLLNALVDLPFAIPTLVAGLMIAAIYGPTSLLGTWLQQGGMAVLYNQPGIILAMVFVTMPFTIRSLQPVLMGLERDQEEAAFTLGASPWITFWKVTVPSILPGLLTGVFLTFVRALGEFGSIVIVAGNIPMKTQVASVYVYGEIESYNPQAATSVSVLILLISFLVLLLLERLTRRPGERLPRLFQWTRQKDERGSESAVSTATI, from the coding sequence CCCTTGCGGCGCTGGCGCATCAATCGTTCGCGGCCGGATGGGACCGGTTCATCCAGGATCTGTCGGCTCCCCAAGCTGCGGCAGCGCTGTGGCTCACCGTGGAAACCGCCGCCATTGCGACCGCCATCAATGCCCTGTTCGGCACCTTGTCTGCGCTTGTGCTGGTGCGCTACGAATTCCCGGGCCGGTGGCTCCTCAACGCGCTCGTCGATTTGCCCTTTGCCATTCCAACCCTGGTCGCCGGCCTCATGATCGCCGCGATCTATGGACCGACCAGTCTGCTGGGCACCTGGCTTCAACAGGGCGGGATGGCGGTACTCTACAACCAGCCCGGCATCATCCTGGCTATGGTGTTTGTGACGATGCCGTTTACCATCCGCTCTCTGCAGCCGGTGTTGATGGGACTTGAGCGCGATCAGGAAGAAGCAGCCTTCACGTTGGGAGCCAGCCCCTGGATCACCTTCTGGAAGGTCACGGTCCCGTCGATCCTGCCCGGCCTGCTGACCGGCGTCTTCCTCACCTTCGTGCGGGCGCTCGGCGAATTCGGGTCCATCGTGATCGTGGCGGGTAATATTCCGATGAAGACGCAGGTGGCTTCCGTCTATGTCTATGGGGAAATCGAGAGCTACAACCCCCAGGCAGCTACCTCCGTCTCGGTGCTGATTCTACTGATCTCCTTTCTGGTTCTCTTGCTCTTAGAACGGTTGACCCGTCGTCCCGGAGAACGGCTGCCAAGATTGTTTCAATGGACCCGACAGAAAGATGAGCGCGGCTCCGAGTCAGCGGTGTCGACCGC